Proteins encoded within one genomic window of Synergistaceae bacterium:
- a CDS encoding 2-oxoacid:acceptor oxidoreductase family protein, whose amino-acid sequence MFRQEILLSGFGGQGVVAAGKILGCAAALHGLRVTMLVSHGTETRGGYVRSQVVVSDEPIDSPVVESPDIFCAMSQAAWNRFSFLMKQGTVLYDPETVSFPPESIVEKPSRFVRLAIPAGATAEAIGSRQFANAVFVGAIIKELDSVPLERAKRAIQKIVPRLTEENIQALEAGYRYSFK is encoded by the coding sequence ATGTTCAGGCAGGAGATTCTGCTCAGCGGATTCGGCGGTCAGGGGGTCGTGGCGGCGGGGAAAATTCTGGGCTGCGCCGCGGCTTTGCATGGCCTGAGGGTTACGATGCTGGTCAGTCACGGAACCGAAACCCGCGGCGGTTACGTGCGCAGTCAGGTCGTCGTTTCCGACGAACCAATCGACAGTCCGGTCGTGGAAAGTCCGGATATTTTCTGCGCGATGTCTCAGGCGGCCTGGAATCGTTTTTCTTTTTTGATGAAACAGGGGACCGTCCTGTATGATCCTGAAACCGTCAGCTTTCCGCCGGAATCCATCGTCGAAAAACCTTCGCGATTCGTTCGGCTCGCAATTCCGGCCGGCGCGACGGCGGAGGCGATTGGAAGCCGGCAGTTCGCCAACGCCGTTTTTGTGGGCGCGATCATAAAAGAGTTGGATTCCGTTCCGTTGGAAAGAGCGAAGCGGGCCATTCAAAAAATCGTCCCCCGCCTCACGGAAGAAAATATCCAGGCGCTTGAAGCGGGGTACCGATATTCATTCAAATAA